One Mycoplasmoides pneumoniae FH genomic region harbors:
- a CDS encoding ATP-binding cassette domain-containing protein → METKKQKQNPLVNVKALSMLFKVRGSFFKALDEIDFTVNEGDFFGVIGESGSGKSTTGKCLIRLNIPSGGKVEIANHLISGKKLTRENDHWLKQNVQMVFQDPYSSLNPTKNVLTVISEPLVITKTVYGEVKEYLKTLAKLSFKTKKELLREDFELETQFYEKFFSKVLFHLETTINKFALLQESNNNSSAELAQTILGHTDDLIEALRQEFGLVYEFSSSQSEPLQKALKDKQETLAQDTIDKLKQELYTTQQKAKVSTQAFATWQKLQQTKQNLKAYRAQMAEELQNKPRIYLNAWLLTTKNYIKDSRQNTQLTDDVFAFSYNDMVDKKRRLVLVLSEYYKALPFFYDNWIHQNADRFDELTNAVFFDLIDVVIALNRDFANVESDAKAELIRFVQFIRRLCDLRFAALKKSFKKQTNYSFDFNRETELLYANSCYDIKELPQVIQPYWEKLFSDANYDKIAKSVQELNDIISTDIEKASNIASEINTKISSFKTEIAELKATFKTEKKAEDHSAQITGLKTQIAEIQTQIKQQKREVQSTEKAALKPVLKQYKSALHLYKRFKQLLRQFTKQLNLLVKKQQELEKIEEGLDLTIWERIQLLFHPVEGDLKSELKTRLKSFGVINFEYKRAVRESRVFRLVHFGHDVMKWGLFLPLTKIFMRNKVYEALDSVGLKREHAYRYPHEFSGGQRQRIAIARALITKPKLIIADELISALDVSIQAQVINILKDLAKKHNLTVLFIAHDLSMVQTVCNRLIIMHRGKIVERGSTDEIFAHPVHPYTRSLIKASPKLSKINIDLASFDEKFTYDSDYSLTNMPSFLKVPNTQEHELYCTQGQFDSWIKGASRIN, encoded by the coding sequence GTCCGCGGTAGCTTCTTTAAAGCCTTAGATGAAATTGACTTTACCGTCAATGAAGGTGACTTCTTTGGGGTCATTGGCGAATCGGGTAGTGGTAAGTCAACCACGGGGAAGTGTTTAATCCGGTTAAATATCCCGAGTGGCGGTAAGGTGGAAATTGCTAACCACCTTATTTCTGGTAAAAAACTAACGCGCGAAAACGACCACTGGTTAAAGCAAAACGTGCAGATGGTCTTTCAAGACCCATACTCTTCTTTAAACCCTACCAAGAATGTTTTAACGGTCATTTCCGAACCGTTAGTAATTACCAAAACGGTGTATGGTGAGGTAAAGGAATATCTTAAAACGCTCGCTAAACTGTCCTTTAAAACCAAGAAGGAATTGTTAAGGGAAGACTTTGAACTGGAAACCCAGTTTTACGAAAAGTTCTTTTCAAAGGTACTGTTTCACTTAGAAACTACGATTAACAAGTTTGCCCTACTCCAAGAGAGTAATAACAATAGTTCAGCCGAGTTAGCACAAACCATTTTGGGTCACACTGATGATCTAATTGAAGCATTACGGCAAGAGTTCGGTCTGGTCTATGAGTTTTCCTCATCCCAAAGCGAACCGCTACAAAAGGCCCTCAAAGACAAACAGGAAACCTTAGCACAGGACACGATTGACAAGTTAAAGCAAGAGCTGTATACAACGCAGCAAAAAGCTAAAGTTTCCACCCAGGCCTTTGCTACTTGACAAAAGTTGCAACAAACTAAGCAGAACTTAAAAGCGTACCGTGCCCAAATGGCGGAAGAGTTGCAAAACAAACCACGGATTTACCTCAATGCATGGTTGTTAACAACGAAGAACTACATTAAGGATTCACGCCAAAACACGCAGTTAACTGACGATGTCTTTGCTTTTTCTTACAACGACATGGTCGACAAAAAGCGCCGCTTAGTGTTAGTGTTATCGGAGTATTACAAGGCGTTGCCGTTCTTTTATGACAATTGGATCCACCAGAACGCCGATCGTTTTGATGAATTGACCAACGCAGTCTTCTTTGACTTGATTGATGTGGTGATTGCCTTAAACCGTGATTTTGCTAATGTGGAGAGTGACGCTAAGGCCGAGTTAATCCGTTTTGTTCAGTTTATCCGTCGCTTGTGTGACTTACGCTTTGCTGCTTTGAAAAAGAGTTTTAAGAAGCAAACTAACTATAGTTTTGACTTTAACCGCGAAACCGAGTTGTTATACGCCAACAGCTGTTATGACATTAAGGAGCTCCCCCAAGTAATCCAACCATACTGGGAAAAGCTCTTTAGTGATGCTAACTATGACAAGATTGCCAAATCAGTGCAGGAACTCAACGATATTATTAGCACTGACATTGAAAAGGCATCGAATATAGCCAGTGAAATTAATACCAAGATTAGTAGTTTTAAAACTGAAATTGCGGAGTTAAAAGCTACCTTTAAAACAGAAAAAAAAGCAGAAGATCACAGTGCCCAAATTACTGGCTTAAAAACGCAAATTGCTGAAATTCAAACGCAAATCAAGCAGCAAAAACGCGAAGTCCAAAGTACCGAAAAGGCCGCTTTAAAACCAGTATTAAAGCAGTACAAGAGTGCGCTGCACCTCTATAAACGCTTTAAACAGTTGTTACGCCAATTTACCAAGCAGTTAAACCTCCTTGTCAAAAAACAGCAGGAATTAGAAAAGATTGAGGAAGGCTTGGATCTAACCATTTGAGAGCGGATCCAACTGTTGTTCCACCCGGTCGAAGGTGATCTCAAGAGTGAACTCAAAACACGCTTAAAGTCGTTTGGGGTGATTAACTTTGAGTACAAACGGGCTGTGCGTGAATCCCGTGTCTTTCGCTTAGTCCACTTTGGTCATGACGTGATGAAGTGAGGATTGTTCTTACCATTGACCAAGATCTTCATGCGTAACAAGGTGTATGAAGCATTAGACAGTGTGGGCCTCAAACGCGAGCACGCTTATCGCTATCCGCACGAGTTTTCTGGGGGTCAGCGGCAACGGATTGCGATTGCCCGCGCTTTAATTACCAAACCTAAGTTAATTATTGCAGATGAGCTTATTAGTGCTTTGGATGTATCCATTCAAGCGCAGGTGATTAACATCTTGAAGGACTTGGCTAAAAAACACAACTTAACGGTGCTCTTTATTGCCCACGACCTTTCGATGGTACAAACAGTGTGCAACCGTTTAATTATTATGCACCGCGGCAAAATTGTGGAACGGGGTAGTACGGATGAAATCTTCGCGCACCCGGTCCACCCTTACACCCGTTCCTTGATTAAGGCATCGCCAAAGTTGAGTAAGATTAACATTGACCTAGCCTCCTTTGACGAGAAGTTTACGTATGACAGTGATTATTCACTCACGAATATGCCAAGCTTCTTGAAGGTGCCAAATACCCAAGAACACGAGTTGTACTGTACTCAAGGCCAGTTTGACAGTTGGATCAAAGGAGCAAGTCGGATAAATTAA
- the rplK gene encoding 50S ribosomal protein L11, which produces MAKKTITRIAKINLLGGQAKPGPALASVGINMGEFTKQFNEKTKDKQGEMIPCVITAYNDKSFDFILKTTPVSILLKQAAKLEKGAKNAKTIVGKITMAKAKEIAQYKLVDLNANTVEAALKMVLGTAKQMGIEVIE; this is translated from the coding sequence ATGGCAAAAAAGACTATTACAAGAATCGCTAAGATTAACCTCTTAGGCGGGCAAGCAAAGCCCGGTCCCGCACTCGCATCTGTTGGGATTAACATGGGTGAATTCACCAAACAATTTAACGAAAAAACCAAGGACAAACAGGGCGAAATGATCCCCTGTGTGATCACCGCTTACAACGATAAGTCGTTCGACTTTATCTTAAAAACTACCCCAGTTAGCATCTTGCTTAAGCAGGCTGCAAAACTGGAAAAGGGGGCGAAAAACGCCAAAACAATTGTGGGTAAGATTACGATGGCCAAGGCCAAGGAAATTGCGCAGTACAAGTTAGTGGATCTGAACGCTAACACCGTGGAAGCAGCCCTTAAAATGGTTTTAGGTACTGCTAAACAAATGGGAATCGAGGTGATCGAATAA
- the rplA gene encoding 50S ribosomal protein L1: protein MAKLSKKMKIAVGLVDKTKLYPLQEAVDLVKKTSITKFNGSVDIAVSLNLDTTKAEQQLRGAIAFPHSVGKPIRILAITDDEKAALEAGADFVGGIDKINDIKNGWLDFDLIITSPKFMAALGKLGKLLGTKGLMPNPKTETVTDDVPAAVRAYKKGKKEYRADSFGNIHMSLGRVDSASNHLVENALALLDLIKSRKPATVKGIYIKNIALTTTMGPSLKVKLPD from the coding sequence ATGGCTAAACTATCAAAGAAAATGAAGATAGCTGTTGGTTTGGTCGATAAAACCAAGCTGTACCCGCTCCAAGAAGCAGTTGATTTAGTCAAAAAAACTTCAATTACCAAATTTAATGGCTCAGTTGATATTGCCGTTAGCCTTAATTTAGACACCACCAAGGCGGAACAACAGCTCCGCGGTGCGATTGCTTTTCCTCACAGTGTTGGCAAACCAATCCGTATTCTAGCGATCACCGATGATGAAAAGGCGGCACTGGAAGCAGGTGCTGACTTTGTTGGTGGCATTGACAAGATCAATGACATTAAAAACGGTTGACTAGACTTTGACCTGATCATCACTTCTCCAAAGTTTATGGCCGCATTAGGTAAACTCGGGAAGCTGTTAGGTACCAAGGGTTTAATGCCTAACCCAAAAACAGAAACCGTTACTGATGATGTTCCAGCTGCTGTACGCGCTTACAAGAAGGGGAAAAAGGAATACCGCGCTGACAGCTTTGGTAACATCCACATGTCCTTAGGCCGCGTGGACAGTGCGTCCAACCACTTGGTTGAAAACGCTTTGGCACTGCTTGATCTCATTAAATCACGTAAACCAGCAACCGTTAAAGGAATTTACATTAAGAACATTGCCTTGACCACTACCATGGGTCCGAGCTTAAAGGTTAAGCTCCCTGATTAA
- the pth gene encoding aminoacyl-tRNA hydrolase: MDKLRLVVGLGNLGKQYAETRHNAGFKVIDRLLSLYHVQLEERNNLGEFILLRKHKVVLAKPNTYMNHSGKFVKWACQNWNIKPDKVMVVYDELAFPLGTVRLKMQGSANNHNGIKSVIAHLNTEHFNRLRFGIKSDNTSNILHEVVMSEFTPAERNLLETALTKAIEALKGYIDGVTMLKLMEVFNA, translated from the coding sequence ATGGACAAGTTGCGCCTCGTTGTTGGTTTAGGTAATTTAGGTAAGCAGTACGCTGAAACCCGTCATAACGCGGGGTTTAAGGTAATTGATCGTTTACTAAGCCTTTACCATGTCCAGTTAGAGGAACGCAACAACTTAGGTGAATTCATCCTTTTAAGAAAACATAAGGTAGTGTTAGCTAAGCCAAACACTTACATGAACCACAGTGGTAAGTTTGTTAAATGAGCTTGTCAAAACTGAAACATTAAACCAGATAAGGTAATGGTGGTTTATGATGAATTAGCCTTCCCGTTAGGTACTGTTCGACTAAAAATGCAGGGTTCAGCCAACAATCATAATGGCATAAAATCAGTAATTGCGCATTTAAATACTGAACACTTCAACCGCCTCCGGTTCGGAATTAAGTCCGATAATACTAGTAACATTCTCCATGAAGTGGTAATGTCGGAGTTTACCCCAGCCGAGCGTAATTTACTTGAAACAGCGCTTACAAAAGCGATTGAAGCACTCAAGGGTTACATTGATGGTGTGACAATGCTTAAATTAATGGAAGTTTTCAATGCCTAA